In a genomic window of Mercenaria mercenaria strain notata chromosome 19, MADL_Memer_1, whole genome shotgun sequence:
- the LOC123542364 gene encoding uncharacterized protein LOC123542364 → MNKDVQEFKHIHLNKSQESLRAFEDHEKKMKKELETVKYATIETRNAVKDIQSDIYSQIRKEPSPETKPKLTKDQTEAILQTEANYVITEQFQEAQNTLMVKNCVVICGGLGEGKTSAAFELMRRNRKQKRCIQIENPDNIRRVEPNVFDFVFIDDIFGNYELDENKFQSCLAVFEKLQNLIRSNAFKLIITSSEIAFNESRGLLEKFSLFKGVVFFKTDKLKTKEIQDILHQCLTAQNRVLSPEFVARCIAAYKSSSSFPYVCFLFASDDMFFEEKECFFLRKEVIGTDILSHLNKAKQLTLLYLWFKGGNCLEISDIPEQCCSFLKTLSNRLEYSKDITTLCHEVNHNLDVMNGAFIKKQVSGYAFAHNSIYRTIGLFFARRGFHDIIIAQSNIDFFMECIRIDEHDGNRDYNVSRDLYTHVVDRIILEVMQNKRCRAMAIHPCLTNEIFDLLFRKLMALNKLKAFFLSEKNESTSVIYYTREDDTFGQFLFHILKSTSSISITVLKAVIKHLKHRHTIKQTPCKVCKMFENAYKGACRGGNLEALKLLGFVKVKASELITTVFSNKKEIYQFVSSEIHGYKENNELKMQCLQLSIILGHTDVFDQILHDGIKPDVICFKLAVSNKRYEFIEMILRYLAMSAEYQLVLNMLGNLDSYEPNTALAQCGLQLVNCFFPELPSVVRSGKEKSEVNFVISELEKQCKANVLNMLSCGEIDPNSVLPYVLRWYCSACFDATAVGKIDSILKFIDESQNCSVSLKIVSKIVQSDSSKLLERCIRHKVKAHDICLRTALEMAIYFDQDTATRKLLYNLNVLPTPYCLFQATAKGKKALVKAILQLIPFAEIQSSSVYFKLSLSHCVSTNDMDMFRYIMKETKFEIDSELLFEAVLSRNEMMVVEIKSHLEKNDKWDYSLKEYWISSALIEAKGSPSVISCLEDYYDDAISIIGTYSNSDLFDPLSSFSESCTDYEDIE, encoded by the coding sequence ATCAAACAGAAGCAATTCTTCAAACAGAAGCAAACTATGTTATAACAGAACAGTTTCAAGAGGCACAAAATACACTCATGGTGAAAAACTGTGTTGTAATATGCGGAGGATTAGGCGAAGGAAAAACCTCAGCAGCATTTGAACTAATGAGACGAAATAGGAAACAAAAAAGATGTATTCAGATAGAAAACCCTGATAATATACGTAGGGTCGagccaaatgtttttgattttgtgTTCATAGACGATATTTTTGGAAATTATGAACTTGATGAAAATAAATTTCAGTCTTGTTTGGCAGTTTTTGAAAAGCTACAAAATTTGATTAGATCAAACGCTTTTAAGCTAATCATAACATCCAGTGAAATTGCTTTTAACGAAAGCCGTGGTTTACTGGAAAAATTCTCACTTTTTAAGGGTGTCGTATTTTTTAAGACAGATAAACTCAAAACGAAGGAAATACAAGATATTCTGCACCAATGCCTGACAGCACAGAACCGTGTATTATCACCTGAGTTTGTTGCCAGATGCATAGCTGCTTATAAATCAAGCTCTAGCTTTCCAtacgtttgttttctttttgcatCAGATGACATGTTCTTTGaagaaaaagaatgttttttcttAAGAAAAGAAGTAATAGGCACTGATATTTTGTCTCATTTAAACAAAGCTAAACAATTAACATTACTTTACCTCTGGTTTAAAGGAGGCAACTGTCTTGAGATATCTGACATTCCAGAGCAGTGTTGCTCCTTCCTGAAAACGCTTTCTAACCGTCTTGAATACAGCAAAGATATTACAACATTGTGTCACGAGGTAAATCACAACCTAGACGTTATGAACGGtgcatttataaaaaagcagGTCAGCGGATATGCATTTGCTCATAATAGCATTTATAGAACTATTGGGCTTTTCTTTGCACGTCGAGGTTTCCATGACATTATCATTGCGCAGAGTAATATAGACTTTTTCATGGAATGCATACGTATAGATGAACATGACGGAAACAGAGATTACAACGTATCCAGAGATTTATACACACATGTTGTTGATAGAATTATCTTGGAAGTGATGCAAAACAAGAGATGTCGAGCAATGGCCATTCACCCATGTTTAACCAATGAAATATTTGACCTTCTTTTTCGCAAATTAATGGCTTTAAATAAGTTAAAAGCATTTTTCTTGTCGGAAAAAAACGAAAGCACCTCTGTGATATATTATACAAGGGAAGATGACACATTTGGACAgttcttatttcatattttgaaaagtaCTTCATCAATTTCGATAACAGTTTTGAAAGCAGTCATTAAGCACTTGAAACACAGACATACGATAAAACAAACACCATGCAAAgtatgtaaaatgtttgaaaacgCATATAAAGGCGCATGTCGTGGAGGTAACTTGGAAGCATTAAAACTACTAGGTTTTGTTAAAGTTAAAGCAAGTGAATTAATAACTACCGTATTTAGTAATAAGAAGGAGATATATCAATTTGTGTCCTCGGAAATACATGGGtataaagaaaacaatgaattgAAAATGCAGTGTTTGCAGTTATCAATAATTCTCGGTCACACTGACGTGTTCGATCAAATATTACATGATGGTATCAAACcagatgtaatttgttttaagtTAGCAGTGAGCAATAAAAGGTATGAGTTCATAGAAATGATACTACGTTATTTAGCTATGTCCGCCGAGTATCAACTCGTATTGAATATGCTAGGAAATCTTGATAGCTATGAACCGAATACTGCGTTAGCTCAGTGTGGTCTACAGTTAGTGAACTGTTTTTTCCCTGAATTGCCATCAGTTGTCCGAAGCGGAAAGGAAAAGAGCGAGGTAAACTTTGTGATTTCAGAATTAGAAAAACAATGTAAAGCCAATGTGTTAAACATGCTCTCATGCGGTGAGATAGACCCAAACAGCGTCCTTCCTTATGTCCTTAGGTGGTACTGTTCAGCATGTTTTGATGCAACCGCTGTTGGTAAAATTGACAGCATTTTGAAATTCATTGACGAGTCGCAAAATTGTTCAGTTTCCCTTAAAATTGTAAGTAAAATTGTACAGAGTGATTCATCAAAATTGCTAGAACGATGTATCAGACATAAAGTCAAAGCTCATGATATCTGTCTGCGAACGGCTTTGGAGATGGCAATATATTTTGACCAAGACACTGCAACTAGAAAACTACTTTACAATTTGAATGTTCTCCCAACGCCATATTGCCTATTCCAGGCAACTGCAAAAGGCAAAAAAGCCTTAGTAAAAGCGATACTACAGTTAATACCGTTTGCTGAAATACAGAGTTCAagtgtatatttcaaattatcattGTCGCATTGTGTGAGCACAAATGATATGGATATGTTTAGATATATAATGAAAGAAACTAAATTTGAAATTGATTCAGAACTTTTATTCGAGGCAGTGCTGTCTAGAAATGAAATGATGGTGGTGGAGATCAAAagtcatttagaaaaaaatgacaaatgggATTATAGTCTAAAGGAGTATTGGATTTCATCGGCATTGATAGAGGCCAAAGGATCACCTTCTGTTATAAGTTGTCTGGAAGATTATTATGACGATGCCATTTCTATAATAGGAACATATAGTAACAGCGATCTGTTCGACCCCCTATCTTCTTTCTCGGAAAGCTGTACCGATTATGAAGACATTGAGTGA